The Methanoculleus marisnigri JR1 genome window below encodes:
- a CDS encoding aminotransferase class V-fold PLP-dependent enzyme, with protein sequence MGDNPPIIYLNNAATTWPKPPEVLEAVRQSLALPVFGSGRTTGSQGEDYITLAREALADLLAADPPEHVIFTQNATDSLNVLIGGFLAGETGCHVLTTELDHNSVLRPLHELERQGRIRLTVLPFENGSVSPDAVRAAITPDTRLMVTAHGSNVLGSVQDVARIGETLHDHGVYFIVDGAQTAGHIPVDLGNLPVDAYVFTGHKGLLGIPGTGGFYLRDPESIAPLRYGGTGTDSFSLFQPREMPERFEVGTHNYPGLAALAAGVNYIAAIGVEAVAEKAERQTAFLIGELKEEPNIMVYNESPVLPIVSFNIRGMENDDVGFILARAYGIVARTGLHCAPLVHRAIDGGRGSVRLSLSWFTTDEECRTAARAVKEIARNANSSLGSP encoded by the coding sequence ATGGGAGATAATCCGCCGATCATCTACTTGAACAACGCCGCCACGACCTGGCCGAAACCCCCGGAGGTGCTCGAGGCTGTCAGGCAATCGCTTGCGCTCCCGGTCTTCGGGTCGGGAAGGACCACCGGCAGCCAGGGCGAGGACTACATCACGCTGGCACGGGAAGCGCTCGCGGACCTCCTCGCCGCAGATCCGCCGGAGCACGTGATCTTCACCCAGAACGCGACCGATTCCTTAAATGTCCTCATCGGGGGATTTCTTGCCGGAGAGACCGGGTGCCACGTCCTCACGACCGAGCTCGACCACAACTCCGTTCTGCGGCCGCTTCACGAACTCGAGCGGCAGGGCCGCATCCGGCTGACGGTTCTCCCCTTCGAGAACGGCTCCGTCAGTCCCGATGCCGTTCGCGCGGCCATCACGCCCGATACCCGGCTGATGGTCACGGCCCACGGGAGCAACGTGCTCGGCTCCGTACAGGACGTTGCCCGGATCGGGGAAACCCTGCACGATCACGGGGTCTATTTTATCGTTGACGGAGCGCAGACCGCCGGCCACATCCCCGTCGATCTTGGAAACCTCCCGGTAGACGCCTACGTCTTCACCGGCCATAAGGGCCTCCTCGGTATCCCGGGCACCGGCGGATTCTACCTGCGGGACCCGGAATCGATCGCACCCCTCCGTTACGGGGGGACCGGGACGGACTCCTTCTCGCTCTTCCAGCCCCGGGAGATGCCGGAGCGGTTCGAGGTCGGAACGCATAACTATCCCGGCCTTGCGGCCCTCGCCGCCGGGGTGAACTACATCGCAGCTATCGGGGTAGAGGCCGTCGCAGAGAAAGCGGAGCGCCAGACTGCGTTCCTTATCGGGGAGTTGAAGGAAGAGCCCAACATCATGGTCTACAACGAGTCGCCCGTCCTTCCCATCGTCTCCTTTAACATCCGGGGGATGGAGAACGACGACGTTGGGTTCATCCTCGCCCGTGCCTACGGGATCGTCGCCCGCACGGGGCTGCACTGTGCGCCCCTCGTACACCGGGCGATCGACGGCGGGAGAGGCTCCGTGCGGCTCAGCCTCTCCTGGTTCACCACGGACGAAGAGTGCCGGACCGCCGCAAGAGCAGTAAAGGAGATTGCACGAAATGCGAATTCTTCGCTCGGTTCGCCATAA
- a CDS encoding class I SAM-dependent methyltransferase, protein MPGDVFEQFAEDYDRWFEEHRAEYHAELARIRRLFPRPDSRALEVGVGSGRFAAPLGVALGLEPSRALGRMARRRGIEVIRGRAESIPIRDGSCSSALMVTVICFLDDPVLAFEEIHRVLVPGGTLVLGFIERDGEVARKYLHEKGKHRFLSRARLYSSDEVRQLLGRTGFRVAEVDSRAGFLVIAARKGR, encoded by the coding sequence ATGCCCGGGGACGTATTCGAGCAGTTTGCTGAAGATTACGATCGCTGGTTCGAGGAGCACCGCGCCGAGTACCATGCGGAACTCGCCCGGATCCGGCGTCTTTTCCCCCGCCCGGACTCCCGTGCTCTCGAGGTGGGAGTCGGGTCCGGGCGGTTTGCCGCGCCCCTTGGGGTCGCGCTCGGGCTCGAACCCTCGCGAGCCCTCGGCCGGATGGCTCGCCGGCGGGGGATCGAGGTGATCCGCGGGCGGGCGGAATCGATCCCGATCCGGGACGGGTCGTGTTCGTCCGCGCTCATGGTGACGGTCATCTGTTTCCTGGACGACCCGGTTCTGGCATTCGAGGAGATCCACCGGGTTCTCGTCCCGGGGGGAACGCTCGTCCTCGGGTTTATCGAGCGGGACGGAGAGGTCGCCCGAAAATACCTGCATGAGAAGGGAAAACACCGGTTCCTCTCCCGCGCCCGGTTGTATTCATCGGATGAAGTCCGTCAACTCCTCGGACGCACCGGGTTTCGCGTGGCGGAGGTCGATTCACGGGCCGGGTTCTTGGTTATCGCCGCGAGGAAAGGCCGGTAG
- a CDS encoding PAS domain S-box protein — translation MPAPPETPRRKPDPAGRDEVPQENPAETERLAEERISELQVEIDTLRRENEELRQAETECRRDEEALRREKDRVGAILSALDTGQSLVDPDMTIVWVNQEARDILPEQEPVGQKCYRYFESLNEPCEVCAARRVFATGEVARVEKCVSRRGRWMNIVAQPVKDASGRVTHVLESFTDITEQKQAEEALRESEAKYRTLVETALDIVLIHDSEKILYINPTGVNLLGASSPNEILGRNFLEIIHPDFRDRIRKNAAMDLLGEPSPTTQLQLLRLDGTPFWVEGKGVMTYIAGTPVVQVIMRDITGRKQMEDALRESEERYRSLVELMPDAVVVHRDGIIVYVNPACVRIAGAKSPEDLVGKPLDLFVSPEYRERIAGHIRRMEQEGTATPLVEQELRTLDDRTIQVDITATPILYQGQPSIMVVFRDIAERKQVEAKLRAVMEREHLRATELDATLASIASGVIIYDTTGAIVRVNEAVRKMIGRTSMSLDPVRFEERQAGFGVLRPDGTPLSLEATPYYRALHGETVQGEEVMVTRLNREPLWVDTSAAPIRDAGGTIVGAIAILTDITGRKRAEEALIRHTEELTRLHRELEAANREANLYLDILTHDIGNTENVSNLYAELLIESLEGEAAEYIKKLQSSVQKSIEILGTVSTIRRIYQASPDLKQTDLNRAIQGAIEGSPTSVIYHNGACHLVLADDLLPVVFNNLIGNAVKHGGPDVEVAVRVEEQGDEVLVTVEDTGRGVPDEDKEAIFHRYEQQKRGVGEGLGLYLVQILVERYGGRVWADDRVPGRPGKGAAFRFTLKKA, via the coding sequence ATGCCAGCGCCCCCAGAAACTCCACGGAGGAAGCCTGATCCCGCCGGGCGGGATGAGGTTCCACAGGAGAACCCTGCAGAGACCGAACGGCTCGCCGAAGAGCGGATCAGTGAACTCCAGGTAGAGATTGATACCCTTCGCCGGGAGAATGAAGAACTCAGGCAGGCCGAGACCGAATGCAGGAGAGACGAAGAGGCGCTGCGCCGGGAGAAGGATAGGGTGGGTGCCATCCTCTCCGCCCTCGATACGGGGCAGTCCCTTGTCGACCCGGATATGACGATCGTGTGGGTCAACCAGGAGGCCCGTGACATACTTCCCGAACAGGAGCCCGTCGGCCAGAAGTGTTACCGCTATTTCGAAAGCCTGAACGAACCGTGCGAAGTGTGTGCAGCACGGCGCGTCTTTGCAACGGGCGAGGTTGCAAGAGTAGAGAAGTGCGTCTCGCGCCGTGGGCGCTGGATGAATATCGTTGCCCAGCCGGTGAAAGATGCATCCGGCCGGGTAACACATGTTCTCGAGAGTTTCACCGACATCACCGAGCAGAAGCAGGCGGAAGAAGCCCTGCGGGAGAGCGAGGCCAAGTACCGAACCCTGGTGGAGACCGCTCTCGACATCGTCCTCATTCACGACAGTGAGAAGATCCTCTACATCAATCCAACCGGGGTGAACCTTCTTGGCGCATCCAGTCCGAACGAGATCCTCGGCAGGAACTTCCTCGAGATCATTCATCCCGACTTCCGCGACCGCATCCGGAAGAACGCTGCGATGGATCTCCTGGGCGAACCTTCGCCAACCACCCAGCTCCAGCTCCTCCGGCTGGATGGAACCCCCTTCTGGGTGGAGGGGAAAGGGGTCATGACCTACATTGCCGGCACCCCTGTCGTCCAGGTGATCATGCGGGACATCACCGGGAGAAAGCAGATGGAGGATGCCCTCCGGGAGAGCGAGGAGCGGTACCGTTCCCTTGTCGAGCTCATGCCGGATGCCGTGGTCGTACACCGGGACGGCATCATCGTGTACGTGAATCCTGCCTGCGTCCGGATTGCGGGCGCGAAGAGCCCCGAAGACCTCGTGGGCAAACCGCTGGATCTCTTCGTCTCCCCCGAATACCGCGAGCGTATCGCCGGGCATATCCGCCGGATGGAACAGGAAGGCACGGCGACCCCATTGGTCGAACAGGAACTCAGGACCCTCGACGACCGGACGATTCAGGTCGACATCACGGCGACCCCCATACTCTACCAGGGCCAGCCTTCTATCATGGTTGTTTTCCGGGATATCGCCGAGCGCAAGCAGGTTGAGGCGAAACTCCGCGCCGTCATGGAAAGAGAGCATTTGAGAGCTACCGAACTGGATGCGACACTTGCCTCGATCGCATCGGGCGTCATCATCTACGATACTACCGGGGCTATTGTTCGGGTGAACGAAGCGGTGCGTAAGATGATCGGCAGAACGTCGATGTCCCTTGATCCAGTCCGTTTCGAGGAGCGCCAGGCGGGTTTTGGGGTTCTGCGGCCGGATGGGACGCCGCTCTCCCTCGAGGCGACCCCATACTACCGGGCGCTGCACGGAGAGACCGTGCAGGGAGAAGAGGTGATGGTTACCCGCCTGAACCGGGAACCGCTCTGGGTGGACACGTCAGCGGCCCCTATCCGCGATGCCGGCGGTACTATCGTCGGAGCCATTGCCATCCTCACGGATATCACCGGGCGCAAACGTGCGGAAGAAGCGCTCATACGCCATACTGAAGAACTCACCCGGCTTCACCGCGAACTGGAGGCCGCGAATCGGGAGGCGAACCTCTACCTGGACATCCTCACCCACGATATCGGCAACACCGAGAACGTCTCGAACCTCTACGCCGAACTGCTCATCGAGTCCCTGGAGGGAGAAGCAGCTGAATACATTAAGAAACTGCAGAGCAGCGTCCAGAAGAGCATCGAGATCCTGGGCACCGTCTCAACCATCCGCCGGATTTATCAGGCTTCACCGGATCTCAAACAGACCGATCTCAACAGGGCAATCCAGGGAGCGATCGAGGGGTCCCCCACCAGCGTCATCTACCATAACGGGGCCTGCCATCTGGTCCTGGCGGACGACCTGCTCCCCGTGGTCTTCAACAACCTCATCGGCAATGCCGTCAAGCACGGCGGTCCTGACGTCGAAGTCGCGGTCCGGGTTGAAGAGCAGGGCGACGAAGTGCTGGTGACGGTCGAGGATACCGGTCGGGGCGTGCCGGATGAGGACAAGGAGGCAATCTTCCACCGCTACGAGCAGCAAAAACGCGGCGTCGGCGAAGGTCTCGGACTTTACCTCGTGCAGATCCTGGTGGAGCGCTACGGAGGACGGGTCTGGGCCGATGACCGGGTGCCGGGCCGCCCCGGGAAAGGAGCGGCGTTCCGGTTTACCCTGAAGAAGGCATGA
- a CDS encoding deoxycytidylate deaminase codes for MTDRYTDAPPVPPRASRTEWYMGIAVETARRSTCIRRCYGAVVVNSAGEIVSTGHNGAPRGEAHCDELNTCIRKQYNIPSGERYEFCRSVHAEMNALLQAGRAAAGCTMYLAGFERLTGAPSYDPPCLMCSKMLVNAGIDRVVVRTPEGLGELDPQELYRQHLDRVIAKVSEK; via the coding sequence ATGACGGATCGGTATACCGACGCACCACCCGTACCGCCCCGGGCCTCGCGAACCGAGTGGTACATGGGTATCGCGGTCGAGACCGCCCGGCGGTCGACCTGCATCCGGCGGTGCTACGGGGCGGTCGTGGTCAACTCGGCAGGGGAGATCGTCTCCACCGGGCACAACGGTGCGCCGCGGGGGGAGGCCCACTGCGATGAGTTGAACACCTGCATAAGGAAGCAGTACAATATCCCCTCCGGCGAGCGCTACGAGTTCTGCCGCTCGGTGCACGCGGAGATGAACGCGCTCCTGCAGGCGGGACGGGCCGCCGCCGGCTGTACGATGTACCTGGCCGGGTTCGAGCGCCTGACGGGAGCGCCTTCCTACGACCCCCCCTGCCTGATGTGCTCGAAGATGCTGGTGAACGCCGGCATCGACAGGGTGGTGGTCAGGACACCGGAAGGGCTCGGGGAACTCGACCCGCAGGAACTCTACCGGCAGCATCTGGATCGCGTGATTGCAAAGGTCTCGGAGAAGTAG
- a CDS encoding alpha/beta fold hydrolase, which produces MSYLTVGKENSGTIDLYYEDHGAGRSVILVHGWPLSSKSWEKQVPVLLESGYRVVTYDRRGFGNSGKPTFGYDYDTLAEDLHKLMTELDLAEATLVGFSMGGGEVARYLGTYGSDRVEKAVFISAIPPFLLKTADNPEGVDGSVFDGIMESIAADRPAFLSGFLSDFYNVDIFGGDRVSDEVVRLSWNVAAAASPVGTLDCVPAWLTDFRDDLASIDVPVLVIHGDADRIVPFPASGKRTPGLVKDSRLVVIEGGPHGITWTHADRVNRELLNFLGQRVQAAQPFAANPT; this is translated from the coding sequence ATGTCGTATCTCACCGTCGGTAAAGAAAACTCTGGCACCATCGACCTCTATTACGAGGATCACGGTGCGGGCAGATCGGTCATCCTGGTCCATGGCTGGCCGCTCTCGAGCAAGTCCTGGGAGAAACAGGTGCCGGTGCTGCTTGAATCGGGTTACCGTGTTGTCACCTACGACCGCAGGGGGTTTGGCAACTCAGGCAAACCGACCTTCGGCTACGATTACGACACCCTGGCCGAAGACCTGCACAAACTCATGACGGAACTCGACCTCGCCGAGGCCACGCTCGTCGGATTCTCGATGGGCGGCGGCGAGGTGGCCCGCTACCTCGGCACCTACGGGAGCGATCGCGTGGAGAAGGCCGTCTTCATATCCGCGATCCCGCCGTTCCTCTTAAAGACGGCCGACAACCCCGAAGGCGTCGACGGCAGCGTCTTTGACGGGATCATGGAGAGCATCGCCGCCGACCGTCCGGCGTTCCTCTCCGGGTTCCTCTCGGACTTCTACAACGTCGACATCTTCGGGGGCGACCGGGTGAGCGACGAGGTTGTCCGCCTCAGCTGGAACGTCGCCGCCGCCGCGTCCCCTGTGGGCACGCTCGACTGCGTTCCCGCGTGGCTGACCGACTTCCGGGACGATCTTGCGAGCATCGACGTGCCGGTTCTCGTGATCCATGGCGACGCCGACCGGATCGTACCCTTCCCCGCCTCAGGGAAACGTACCCCCGGGTTGGTCAAAGACAGCCGTCTCGTGGTGATCGAGGGCGGGCCGCACGGGATCACCTGGACCCACGCCGACAGAGTCAACCGCGAGTTACTGAATTTCCTCGGGCAGCGGGTTCAGGCGGCGCAGCCGTTTGCAGCAAACCCCACGTAG
- a CDS encoding M24 family metallopeptidase has translation MEHKTPAPELRNRMERFRLRMDAENPSWEFAAIFGRTNQFYFTGTMQDGVLLIPRDDEGVLWVRRSIERALDESHFPEIRPMKSFRDAAAGMGACPETVHVEAETVPLALLERFRKHFPFREVKPLDAQAAKVRSVKSAYELAILEQAGRIHRHVLEDCVPAMLREGMSEAELGGEVFSRLVREGHHGIARFGMFGTEMILGQLGFGESTIYPTGFDGAGGCLGAAPGAPVLGSHDRKLGAGDLVFVDCACGVRGYHTDKTVTCMFGRPLPEEAIEAHHRCVKVQDETASMLRPGTAPSEIYATIIDGLDPAFLENFMGYGKRRVQFLGHGVGLQVDEMPVIARGFDEPLEEGMVIALEPKKGVRGVGMVGIENTFVVGRGGGRCITGTNAGLIPVE, from the coding sequence ATGGAGCATAAGACCCCCGCCCCGGAGCTCCGGAACCGCATGGAGCGGTTTCGGCTCCGCATGGATGCCGAGAACCCCTCGTGGGAGTTCGCCGCGATCTTCGGGCGGACAAACCAGTTCTACTTCACCGGGACGATGCAGGACGGGGTTCTCCTCATCCCCCGCGACGATGAGGGCGTGCTCTGGGTGCGCCGGAGCATTGAGAGGGCGCTCGACGAGTCGCACTTCCCCGAGATCCGGCCGATGAAGAGTTTCCGCGACGCGGCTGCCGGGATGGGCGCATGCCCGGAGACGGTTCACGTGGAAGCGGAGACGGTGCCCCTCGCGCTGCTTGAGAGGTTCCGGAAGCACTTCCCCTTCCGCGAGGTAAAACCGCTTGATGCACAGGCGGCGAAAGTCAGATCGGTCAAGAGCGCCTACGAACTCGCGATCCTGGAGCAGGCCGGGAGGATTCACCGCCACGTGCTCGAAGACTGCGTTCCTGCGATGCTCCGCGAGGGAATGAGCGAGGCGGAACTCGGGGGCGAGGTCTTCTCACGCCTGGTCCGGGAAGGGCACCACGGGATTGCCCGGTTCGGGATGTTCGGGACGGAGATGATCCTCGGGCAGCTCGGGTTCGGGGAGAGCACCATCTACCCGACCGGTTTCGACGGGGCGGGCGGGTGCCTCGGAGCGGCTCCCGGCGCACCGGTGCTCGGCAGCCATGACCGGAAACTCGGAGCCGGAGATCTGGTCTTCGTCGACTGTGCGTGCGGGGTGCGGGGTTACCACACCGACAAGACGGTGACGTGCATGTTTGGGCGACCGCTCCCCGAAGAGGCGATCGAGGCGCATCATCGGTGCGTGAAGGTCCAGGACGAGACGGCGTCCATGCTGCGGCCGGGGACTGCGCCCTCGGAGATTTACGCGACGATAATCGATGGCCTGGATCCCGCATTCCTCGAGAACTTCATGGGCTACGGGAAGCGGCGGGTGCAGTTCCTGGGCCACGGCGTCGGCCTGCAGGTGGACGAGATGCCGGTGATCGCCCGCGGTTTCGACGAGCCGCTCGAAGAGGGGATGGTGATCGCTCTCGAGCCCAAGAAGGGAGTCCGGGGCGTCGGAATGGTCGGGATCGAGAACACCTTCGTGGTCGGCCGCGGGGGCGGCCGGTGCATCACCGGAACGAACGCCGGGCTGATCCCGGTGGAGTGA
- a CDS encoding class I SAM-dependent methyltransferase produces METPFIFTLHEGLPRQGPGSNACTRKAFSMLADLSARPEILDIGCGAGMQTVELARICPGCHITAVDIHQPFLDDLARRAASAGVGDRITTVRASMDDLPSPDASFDVLWAEGSIFIVGFEKGLASWRRLLRPGGYLCLTESVWFTEDPSPEAAAFWNDCYPAITTVRETCAIAESAGYAVVATFPLPKSAWWENYYMPVLKRVEDLRPKVAGNPEAEAQIEFAERETAVYREHADEYGYEFFILQKKG; encoded by the coding sequence ATGGAAACCCCTTTCATCTTTACCCTACACGAGGGCCTGCCCCGCCAGGGGCCGGGGAGCAACGCCTGCACGAGGAAGGCCTTCTCGATGCTCGCCGATCTTTCCGCCCGGCCGGAGATCCTGGATATCGGGTGCGGGGCCGGGATGCAGACGGTCGAACTGGCCCGGATCTGCCCCGGCTGCCATATCACCGCCGTCGACATACACCAGCCGTTCCTCGACGACCTCGCCCGACGGGCGGCGTCGGCAGGGGTGGGCGATCGGATCACCACCGTCCGTGCCTCGATGGACGACCTGCCGTCCCCCGATGCGTCGTTCGACGTCCTCTGGGCGGAGGGCTCGATCTTTATCGTGGGGTTCGAGAAGGGGCTCGCCTCATGGAGGCGGCTCCTCCGTCCCGGCGGCTACCTCTGCCTCACCGAATCTGTCTGGTTCACCGAAGATCCCTCGCCGGAGGCGGCGGCGTTCTGGAACGACTGCTACCCGGCGATAACGACGGTCCGGGAGACCTGCGCGATCGCAGAATCTGCCGGTTACGCGGTCGTCGCGACCTTCCCGCTCCCGAAGTCAGCGTGGTGGGAGAATTACTATATGCCGGTCCTCAAGCGGGTAGAAGACCTGCGGCCGAAAGTCGCCGGCAATCCCGAGGCAGAGGCGCAGATTGAGTTCGCCGAGCGGGAAACCGCCGTTTACCGGGAGCATGCCGACGAGTACGGCTACGAGTTCTTCATTCTGCAGAAGAAGGGGTGA
- the rsgA gene encoding ribosome small subunit-dependent GTPase A, translating into MNQSTPRCGEKHPYTLEDLGWTDEHEKAFSKYAGPYLPGRVACRQKTVWDILVDGGSVTAGISGALRKLGRFPAVGDFVVLLHQPEAGTSMIVDILPQKTRFARGSTGRGGSDQVIAANIDTVFIVTAAGHDLNARRIERFLAIAHASGACPVIVINKSDLADDPATLADEIASASSGIPVIPISAVSGEGVDRLDPYLPPRTTIALIGSSGVGKSTLINRLMGRPVQETSHTRDYDDKGRHTTTVRQLFVLDGGALMIDNPGLREVGIGAASAGIADTFPEILELAEGCRFSDCRHEEEPGCAVRAAVADGTLPAARLGSFHRLVQELAFERDKAEIGLVRLEKKRWKAIGKIQRDIGKTKGR; encoded by the coding sequence ATGAACCAATCCACTCCCCGATGCGGAGAAAAGCATCCCTATACGCTCGAAGACCTCGGATGGACGGACGAGCACGAGAAAGCATTCTCGAAATACGCCGGCCCGTATCTCCCCGGCCGCGTGGCCTGCCGGCAGAAGACGGTGTGGGATATACTCGTCGACGGCGGGTCCGTCACGGCCGGGATCTCCGGAGCCCTGCGGAAACTCGGCCGGTTCCCGGCGGTGGGGGATTTCGTCGTATTACTCCATCAACCGGAAGCCGGAACCTCGATGATCGTCGACATCCTCCCGCAGAAGACCCGGTTCGCGCGAGGAAGCACGGGACGCGGCGGAAGCGATCAGGTCATCGCGGCGAATATCGACACGGTCTTCATCGTCACGGCCGCCGGCCACGATCTCAACGCCCGCCGGATCGAACGTTTTCTCGCGATCGCCCATGCATCCGGCGCCTGCCCCGTGATCGTCATCAACAAGTCCGACCTCGCGGACGATCCCGCAACGCTCGCCGACGAGATCGCCTCTGCCTCTTCCGGCATACCGGTGATTCCGATCAGCGCCGTGAGCGGGGAGGGCGTCGACCGGCTCGATCCGTACCTCCCGCCGCGAACGACGATCGCCCTCATCGGCTCGTCGGGTGTCGGCAAGTCCACCCTGATCAACCGGCTCATGGGTCGTCCGGTGCAGGAGACCTCGCATACCCGGGACTACGACGATAAAGGGCGGCACACCACGACCGTCCGCCAGCTCTTCGTCCTCGACGGCGGGGCGCTCATGATCGACAACCCCGGTCTGCGGGAGGTCGGCATCGGTGCGGCATCCGCCGGCATCGCCGATACGTTCCCCGAGATCCTCGAACTCGCGGAGGGCTGCAGGTTCTCGGACTGCCGGCACGAAGAGGAGCCGGGCTGTGCGGTCCGGGCGGCCGTCGCGGACGGGACCCTCCCTGCAGCACGGCTGGGGAGTTTTCACCGGCTCGTGCAGGAACTCGCATTCGAACGGGATAAAGCGGAGATCGGGCTTGTGAGACTCGAGAAGAAGCGCTGGAAAGCGATCGGCAAAATCCAGAGGGATATCGGGAAGACAAAGGGGAGGTAA
- a CDS encoding class I SAM-dependent methyltransferase → MSGKYVHGYTEREAERLSDQAQTLTGLLHDDTRYPAGSRVLEAGCGTGAQTVILARNSPEARITSVDISEVSLGEAKKRVEIEGITNVTFEAGDIFDLRYEPGSFDHIFLCFVLEHLAEPHRALEQLRPLLREGGTITVIEGDHGSAYFHPDSTHARRAIGCLVDLQREMGGNALIGRELYPLVAGAGYRDVSVSPRMVYVDGSRPDLVRGFTRLTFTAMVEGVGDDAVNRGMMSREDWERGIADLYRTSEPDGVFCYTFFKATGRK, encoded by the coding sequence ATGAGCGGCAAGTATGTCCACGGCTACACGGAGCGGGAAGCGGAGCGGTTGAGCGACCAGGCACAGACCCTGACCGGGCTCCTCCACGACGACACCCGCTACCCGGCAGGCTCGCGAGTGCTCGAGGCCGGGTGCGGCACCGGCGCCCAGACGGTCATCCTGGCGCGGAACAGCCCGGAGGCGCGGATCACGTCGGTCGATATATCCGAAGTCTCGCTTGGCGAGGCTAAGAAACGCGTAGAGATCGAAGGCATCACGAACGTCACGTTCGAGGCGGGGGACATCTTCGACCTCCGCTACGAGCCGGGGAGCTTCGACCACATCTTCCTCTGTTTCGTCCTCGAACACCTGGCGGAACCCCACAGGGCGCTCGAACAACTTCGCCCGCTGCTCCGGGAGGGCGGCACGATCACGGTGATCGAGGGGGACCACGGCTCGGCGTACTTCCACCCGGACAGCACCCATGCCCGCCGGGCGATCGGGTGCCTCGTCGACCTCCAGCGGGAGATGGGCGGCAACGCCCTTATCGGGAGGGAACTCTACCCGCTCGTCGCCGGTGCCGGGTACCGCGACGTCAGCGTCTCCCCGCGGATGGTCTACGTGGATGGATCCCGGCCGGACCTTGTCCGCGGGTTCACGAGACTGACCTTCACCGCCATGGTCGAGGGCGTCGGGGACGACGCGGTGAACCGGGGGATGATGAGCCGGGAGGACTGGGAGCGGGGGATAGCCGACCTCTACCGCACCTCCGAACCGGACGGGGTCTTCTGTTATACGTTCTTCAAAGCAACGGGAAGGAAGTAG
- a CDS encoding DUF998 domain-containing protein — MRRTNNSQMIAGVLLFLLPVQFMIALMAGAAMAPGYSINLNAISDLGVTGATAWLFNSSLFLAGLLNVIGGYFLYRSYGRGWILPVFVLTGAGAMGAAVFTLDIPGIHGLFALAAFVFFNVEAIACASLVRGPLKAISIIAGIVGLVFLVTHAASDFGIMSLYGPIGHGGSERMIVYPALLWLAGFGGYLMAPFGAKR; from the coding sequence ATGCGCCGAACAAACAACAGTCAGATGATTGCAGGGGTTCTGCTCTTCCTGCTCCCGGTCCAGTTCATGATCGCCCTCATGGCCGGCGCGGCCATGGCGCCGGGTTACAGCATCAATCTAAATGCAATCAGCGATCTCGGCGTGACCGGCGCGACGGCATGGCTCTTCAACTCCTCCCTCTTCCTTGCAGGCCTCCTGAACGTCATCGGCGGCTACTTCCTCTACCGCTCCTACGGCAGAGGCTGGATCCTCCCCGTCTTCGTCCTCACGGGTGCCGGGGCGATGGGCGCCGCGGTCTTCACGCTGGATATTCCCGGCATCCACGGCCTCTTTGCACTCGCGGCCTTCGTCTTCTTCAACGTCGAGGCGATCGCCTGCGCCTCGCTGGTCCGGGGACCCCTGAAGGCGATCTCGATCATCGCCGGCATTGTCGGCCTCGTCTTCCTCGTGACGCATGCCGCGAGCGACTTTGGCATCATGAGCCTCTACGGCCCTATCGGCCATGGGGGGTCGGAGAGGATGATCGTCTACCCCGCGCTCCTCTGGCTCGCGGGATTCGGGGGATACCTCATGGCGCCGTTTGGGGCGAAGCGGTAA